GCTTGAAATCTATAAAATCATCCAAGGTCATAGCTACAGCATCAACTGTATATATTTTTTTTGACAGCTGGCTTATGATTCCCTGTGGACAAATCTTAGAAAATATAAGAGAAACAAATCTATCGCTAAATATTTCTATACTCCCATCTTCTTTCTCAATCATAGTATAGCCTTCGCATCTATTCATAAATTCTCGGGCAATATCTAGAGCCTCAAAGGATGTTAATATTCTTATTCTCTTTATTTTGTCTGCAATTAAATATTCTCTAATTCCAGAGCCAGCAATATAGAATTTATCATTTCTTTCTTTTTCTATTTCTTTCAATATCTCTATAGGTCTTAATATATTAAGCATAGTTCTCACTCCCTGGAAAAATAATTAGTAAAGTATAATTATTGTTGACATTTTATTCCTGCACTGATAAGATATTCTATGTTTGTTAGATAATTTGTTAATTAAATTCAGGAGGTATAAATTGAAGTCAACTGGCGTAGTAAGAAGAGTCGATGAGTTAGGAAGAGTAGTAATTCCAATTGAAATAAGAAGAATCCATCATATTTCAGAAAAAGATCCACTAGAAATTTTCGTAGAAGGCGACTCTATAATACTAAAAAAATACGAATCATCATGTATATTCTGCAGCAGCACGGAAGATATTAAAGAGTTTAACGGAAAAAACATCTGTAATGGATGCGCTTCAAAAATTTCAACGCTATAATATCTTTTATACATATCTCAAAGAACCTGATTGATAAAATCAAACAGGTTCTTTTTTACTTTACTGGTTGCTGCGTGATGATACCTACTTAATACCCAAAGCCAAGGCATAGGCATCATTTTTTTTAATCTTATATTCAATAGCTATCTGCTTAGCAACTTCCTTTGTGGATAAATCCTGCAAAAGCAGTTCTTTAATTCTTTTTTCAACAGCTTCTTTATTTATTTCAGGCTCTACTTCTTCTATAGCTCCTTCTAAAATAATAACCATTTCTCCTCTATGCTCTAGCATAGAGAAATCTTCACTCAAACTTCTAAGGCTTGTTCTTATATACTGCTCATACTTTTTAGTAAGCTCTCTTGCTATTACTATTTTTCTGTCTCCTAGTATTTCAAAAAGCTCAGAAATAGTTTTTTCTATCCTATGAGGAGCTTCATAAAAAATAAGAGTTTCTTGTCTAGCTTTAAGCGCTTCAATTGTTTCTTTTCTAGTTTTATTATTCCTGTCCAAAAATCCAATAAAAGTAAATCTGCTTGTATCTAGTCCAGAGGTTACAAGAGCAGTAAGAAATGCAGATGGTCCCGGAAGAGTTACAACCTCTACCTCACTTTCAATGCACTGCTTGATGAGTTTTTCTCCAGGGTCAGATATTCCTGGCATTCCTGCATCTGATACAAGTGCAACGTCATGACCTGATGTAATTAGTTCTATAAGCTCCCTTGATTTAAATGCTTCGTTATGCTCGTGAAGGCTAATCAAAGGTTTTTTTATATTTAGATGGTTCAAAAGCTTGATAGTATGCCTAGTGTCTTCTGCTGCTATATAGTCTACTTCTTCAAGCGTCCTTATAGTTCTTAGAGTGATATCTTCAAGATTTCCTATAGGAGTAGGACATACATATAATTTAGCCAAGGTCTTCACCTAATTCCTTAATAGAATAAGTTCTTATTATTTCCTCATCATAGCTGCCATCCTCTTTGTGTACATAAAGAGGGTCTAGTATTTTAAGCTCTGGCTTTGCAGCTCTTACAAACTTTATCAGCACTAGATTCGGAGCCTTTGATGGCTTTGGATGTACAAATTTCATCAATTTCGGCTCTAGCTTATGAGCTCTTGCACTGACAAAGATATCGCAGAGCCTAATAGGTCTATGAACCATAAAAAAGCTTCCATTGTCCTTTAAAAGCTTTGATGCTGTCTTCATTATATCATCTAAATTGCAGTGGATTTCATGTCTTGATATTTTTTTCTTTTCATTTTCATTAGTCAACCCATTGGCATGCATATATGGAGGATTTGATGTTATAAAGTCAAGAGAATGAGGCTTGATATAAGAAAGTGCATCCTTTAAATTTATATTTAAAATCTCGATTCTATCCTCTAATTTATTGAGCATAATAGACC
The sequence above is a segment of the Acetoanaerobium noterae genome. Coding sequences within it:
- a CDS encoding AbrB/MazE/SpoVT family DNA-binding domain-containing protein, producing the protein MKSTGVVRRVDELGRVVIPIEIRRIHHISEKDPLEIFVEGDSIILKKYESSCIFCSSTEDIKEFNGKNICNGCASKISTL
- the rsmI gene encoding 16S rRNA (cytidine(1402)-2'-O)-methyltransferase, which translates into the protein MKTLAKLYVCPTPIGNLEDITLRTIRTLEEVDYIAAEDTRHTIKLLNHLNIKKPLISLHEHNEAFKSRELIELITSGHDVALVSDAGMPGISDPGEKLIKQCIESEVEVVTLPGPSAFLTALVTSGLDTSRFTFIGFLDRNNKTRKETIEALKARQETLIFYEAPHRIEKTISELFEILGDRKIVIARELTKKYEQYIRTSLRSLSEDFSMLEHRGEMVIILEGAIEEVEPEINKEAVEKRIKELLLQDLSTKEVAKQIAIEYKIKKNDAYALALGIK
- a CDS encoding tRNA1(Val) (adenine(37)-N6)-methyltransferase, yielding MPELLNENERIDDLQIHDLKIIQQKDGFCFGIDAVLLSNFVTVKKGYVGADFGTGTGIIPILVAGKSKVDHIYAIEIQKEVAQMANRSIMLNKLEDRIEILNINLKDALSYIKPHSLDFITSNPPYMHANGLTNENEKKKISRHEIHCNLDDIMKTASKLLKDNGSFFMVHRPIRLCDIFVSARAHKLEPKLMKFVHPKPSKAPNLVLIKFVRAAKPELKILDPLYVHKEDGSYDEEIIRTYSIKELGEDLG